CACCCCGATGACGGGGTTGTCGTCGCGGGAGGCCACGTCGATCACGGGTGAGATCGCCAGGTCCACTCCGACGGCGCGCAGCAGGTCGCCGAGGCTGCGGCCGGCGGCGCCGGTCAGCTCGGTCTCGCCCACGGCGCCGAGCGCGCATGCGCCCGGCAGCAGCGATCCGGTCGCGGCCTGGATCCGGGTGACGTCGCCGCCCTCCTCGTCCGCGGCGATGATGACCCCGGGGATGATCGCGTTGAGCTCGGCCGTGACCGCCGCGGTCACGGCCGCGTCCGGGGTGTTGTGGCCGAACAGGAGGACACTGGCCAGCCCCTCGGTGTTCGCGAGCCAGTCGGGAACGGTCGTGCCGTTGAATCCCGGCATGAGCACGCCGTTCACGGCGCGGCGGATGGTGTCCAGGTCTGTCATTGCTGCTCCTCGTCGAACGTGCGATGCGGGTGGGTGCTGCGAATCGGGCCGGATGGGCGGTGGGCGGCGACGTGGTCGGAGACGGCGGACCCGGGTGGCCGGACCGGGGCCGGCGGTCGTGCCGGGGGATCAGGTGCGGCGTCGGAACGTCACCGGCTCGTCGAGCAAGGCGGTCAGGGCGGCGCGCTCGTCGGCGCTGAGACGCCGGGGCCGGCCGGTGCCGGCGTCGACCATGACGATCGACGTGACGGCCCGAGCGCACGAGGTGCCGTCGGGTGAGAACACCTCGTAGCAGACCTCGAGGGAGGCCCCGCCGATCCGGCCGATCCACAGGTCGACCGGGACGGGCCGCTGGGTGTAGGCCAGCGGCGCCGAGTACTCGATCTCCTGCCGGGCCACGAGCGTGCGGCTCGTCGATCCGGTGCCGCCGGCGAGCACCTTGGCCACCCGCCGGGCCGCCTTGGACCCGGAGTCGTCCGGGCCGGGCCCCTCTGCCTCATCGGCTCCGGCCGCAGCGCCGTCCACGCCGGCCGCGCCGGCAGTATCCACGGTCCAGAACGTCTCGATCCGGGCCTCCTCGAGGAGGGTGAGCATGGCCGCGTTGTTCACGTGCCCGTAGGCGTCCAGATCGGACCAGCGCATCCGGATCGGTACGGTGATCTTTGCCATGGACCGTCTCTCGAGGTGGTGCGGGTGGGGAGGTGCCGGCGCACATCGACA
The window above is part of the Pseudactinotalea sp. HY158 genome. Proteins encoded here:
- a CDS encoding thioesterase family protein — encoded protein: MAKITVPIRMRWSDLDAYGHVNNAAMLTLLEEARIETFWTVDTAGAAGVDGAAAGADEAEGPGPDDSGSKAARRVAKVLAGGTGSTSRTLVARQEIEYSAPLAYTQRPVPVDLWIGRIGGASLEVCYEVFSPDGTSCARAVTSIVMVDAGTGRPRRLSADERAALTALLDEPVTFRRRT